The proteins below are encoded in one region of Chloroflexota bacterium:
- a CDS encoding 4Fe-4S binding protein, whose amino-acid sequence MTVHMASERLTGRLKEMALEKGADLVGIAPVERFVYAPEGRHPTDHLPNARSVIVLSKHIPDAVIERWGKPPAYSIGQYRVFGHNMINIRLALIQQDLTSYLEELGYLAYPVHPTGARAGLYDGIRQYRADFSNRHAAVAAGLGEFGWSSIVLTPQYGPRQRFTSIITDASLAPDPMYAGPALCTQCLACAKVCPMQAISAEAVVSCEIEGRVFEYAKVDHWRCHWCEVAGLRGEGGPRYMGFTTDVDPPAVVTPESVLKAAKRIDPWQTHAHESLGVAWCGKCLHRCTVGKKLFRRRLEERRQRRVQEYDLQSPSGRA is encoded by the coding sequence ATGACCGTGCATATGGCCAGTGAAAGACTAACGGGACGGCTCAAGGAGATGGCCCTGGAGAAAGGCGCCGACCTCGTTGGAATCGCCCCCGTTGAACGATTTGTGTACGCCCCAGAGGGACGCCACCCCACGGACCACTTACCTAATGCCAGATCGGTCATCGTTCTGTCCAAGCACATCCCCGACGCCGTCATCGAACGATGGGGTAAGCCGCCAGCCTACTCTATAGGTCAATACCGTGTCTTTGGGCACAATATGATTAACATCAGATTGGCCCTCATCCAACAAGACCTTACCAGTTATCTGGAGGAACTTGGCTATCTGGCTTATCCGGTCCATCCAACGGGAGCACGTGCTGGACTATATGACGGCATTCGCCAGTACAGAGCCGATTTCTCCAATAGGCACGCCGCTGTGGCGGCTGGCCTGGGTGAGTTTGGTTGGTCTTCAATCGTATTAACTCCCCAGTATGGTCCCAGACAGCGCTTCACTTCTATCATCACCGATGCCTCTCTAGCCCCGGATCCGATGTACGCTGGGCCAGCGCTGTGTACCCAATGTTTGGCCTGTGCGAAGGTGTGTCCTATGCAGGCGATCAGTGCTGAGGCGGTCGTCTCATGCGAGATAGAGGGGCGTGTATTTGAATATGCCAAGGTTGACCACTGGCGCTGTCACTGGTGTGAAGTGGCTGGTCTGCGAGGGGAAGGTGGACCACGCTATATGGGATTCACCACTGATGTAGACCCTCCGGCGGTTGTGACACCAGAAAGCGTGCTTAAAGCAGCTAAGCGGATCGATCCCTGGCAAACCCATGCCCACGAATCGTTAGGCGTGGCCTGGTGTGGCAAATGCCTCCATCGCTGTACCGTTGGTAAGAAGCTCTTCCGCCGCAGATTAGAGGAACGCCGTCAGCGGAGGGTACAGGAGTATGATCTCCAATCCCCTTCAGGTCGAGCGTGA